From the Psychrobacillus sp. FSL K6-4046 genome, one window contains:
- a CDS encoding ABC transporter ATP-binding protein: protein MFSVLFKLKWFFKDHWKRYTVAVGVLIIASAFEIFPPWLVGRAIDTITLGNMNSDLLMEYVLYFVGIIIVGYILNFIWQYQLFGGSISIERILRTKLNRKFLSMTPTFYEKNRTGDLMARATNDLNAVATTAGFGIMTLIDSTMYMLALILAMGFLISWKLTFFALLPIPVLAIIMQYLGKIIHEKYMVAQDAFGDLNDRVLESIAGVRVIRAYVQERADEKNFADMSEEVYQKNMVVERIDALFGPITKIGTGISYVVALGYGAFLVSKGEMTVGNLITFNVYLGMAIWPMFAIGELINVMQRGNASLDRVQETLEYDADVKDPTAPVNLKDVMSIGFDDVGFQYPLSQVKNLENIRVNLQKGQTLGIVGKTGSGKTTFIKQLLKEYPIGAGQLTIGDIPISEQTKDQVLEWIGYVPQDHVLFSRTIRQNILLGKENATEEELEEALRLAHFQQDLMNLPMGLETLVGEKGVSLSGGQKQRVSIARALIKNPEILLLDDSLSAVDAKTEAKIIENIQNERSGKTTIITTHRLSGIQHADQIIVLDEGIIVEQGTHEELLKQNGWYKEQYDRQQLEGVSS from the coding sequence ATGTTTTCAGTATTATTTAAGTTAAAGTGGTTTTTTAAGGATCATTGGAAAAGGTACACTGTTGCAGTTGGTGTACTAATTATTGCAAGTGCATTTGAGATTTTTCCTCCATGGCTAGTAGGAAGGGCAATCGATACAATTACGCTAGGAAATATGAATAGCGACCTATTAATGGAGTATGTATTATATTTTGTAGGAATTATTATAGTGGGATATATTTTAAATTTTATTTGGCAATATCAATTATTTGGTGGGTCTATTTCTATTGAGCGCATTTTACGCACGAAGCTGAATCGAAAATTTTTAAGTATGACACCGACTTTTTACGAGAAAAATCGTACTGGTGACTTAATGGCTCGTGCAACAAATGATTTGAATGCAGTTGCAACTACTGCTGGCTTTGGGATTATGACCTTAATAGATTCGACTATGTATATGTTAGCTTTGATTCTAGCAATGGGTTTTCTTATTTCATGGAAGCTTACTTTTTTTGCACTGTTACCTATACCAGTTCTCGCAATTATAATGCAATATTTAGGTAAAATCATTCATGAAAAGTATATGGTAGCCCAAGATGCATTTGGGGATTTAAATGATCGTGTTTTAGAATCTATAGCTGGTGTAAGAGTAATTCGTGCGTACGTTCAGGAACGTGCTGATGAGAAGAACTTTGCAGATATGAGTGAAGAGGTTTATCAAAAAAACATGGTTGTAGAACGAATTGACGCCTTGTTTGGTCCTATCACAAAAATAGGAACAGGTATTAGTTATGTCGTGGCACTTGGTTATGGAGCTTTTTTAGTTTCTAAGGGTGAGATGACGGTAGGAAACCTAATTACATTTAACGTTTATCTAGGTATGGCTATTTGGCCAATGTTCGCTATTGGGGAACTGATCAACGTTATGCAACGCGGGAATGCTTCGCTTGACCGTGTACAGGAAACGCTTGAGTACGATGCAGATGTGAAGGACCCGACTGCTCCAGTGAATTTGAAGGATGTAATGTCCATCGGTTTTGATGATGTTGGATTTCAATATCCTTTATCACAAGTGAAAAATTTAGAAAATATCCGAGTAAACCTACAAAAAGGGCAGACGCTTGGCATTGTAGGTAAAACTGGGTCTGGAAAAACGACCTTTATTAAGCAGCTGTTAAAGGAGTATCCAATTGGAGCAGGTCAACTGACGATTGGAGATATCCCAATATCAGAGCAAACAAAGGATCAAGTATTAGAATGGATTGGGTATGTGCCTCAGGATCATGTGTTGTTTTCTAGAACCATACGCCAAAATATCCTTCTAGGAAAAGAAAATGCTACAGAAGAAGAATTAGAGGAAGCACTTCGTTTAGCACATTTTCAACAGGATTTAATGAATCTACCAATGGGATTAGAAACGTTAGTAGGGGAGAAAGGGGTTTCCCTATCTGGGGGTCAGAAGCAAAGGGTATCGATTGCTCGAGCGCTTATCAAAAATCCAGAAATTCTTCTTTTAGATGACTCCCTTTCTGCGGTAGATGCTAAAACAGAGGCAAAAATTATCGAAAATATACAAAACGAACGCAGTGGGAAGACAACAATTATTACGACGCATCGCTTGTCAGGCATTCAGCATGCCGACCAAATCATCGTTTTAGATGAAGGAATCATTGTAGAACAAGGTACGCATGAGGAACTTCTAAAGCAAAATGGCTGGTACAAGGAACAATATGATCGTCAACAGCTTGAGGGGGTGTCGTCATGA
- a CDS encoding hemolysin family protein, with protein MDIAIRLTAFAVLIAFTAFFVASEFAIVKVRTTRIDQLLAEGNKKAINAKKVVSNLDEYLSACQLGITITALGLGWLGEPTIERILHPAFEYFELPESVSSLLSFIIAFSLVTYIHVVVGELTPKTFAIQRSEQITLAVAKPLVIFDKIMYPVIHGMNGSARFLATKVFGLEPVSESEVAHSEEELRMILSDSFKGGEINQAEYKYVNKIFEFDDRIAKEIMVPRTEITSIDKDLTLSEVFEVVGVEQFTRYPVTDGDKDHIIGLVNMKNLLTAFIRDPANATTPVADYMQPIIRVIENMPIADLLLKIQRERIHMAILMDEYGGTSGLVTIEDIIEEIVGDIRDEFDTDELPEVQKVAENHYIIDAKMLIESLNDLLNINIDEEDIDTIGGWFMTKSYDVVSGEKLLEQGYEFTVKEIDGHHIQYLEVVKVPEDQEDEELKESIDE; from the coding sequence TTGGACATAGCCATACGGTTGACAGCTTTTGCTGTCTTAATCGCTTTCACTGCATTTTTTGTTGCAAGTGAATTTGCAATAGTAAAAGTAAGAACAACAAGAATCGATCAGCTTTTAGCTGAAGGAAACAAAAAAGCTATTAATGCTAAGAAGGTTGTTTCCAATTTGGACGAATATCTATCTGCCTGTCAGTTAGGTATTACAATCACCGCTTTAGGATTAGGGTGGTTGGGAGAACCAACTATAGAAAGAATCTTACATCCAGCATTTGAGTATTTTGAGCTTCCAGAAAGTGTTTCTTCTTTACTTTCATTTATCATTGCGTTCTCATTAGTAACATATATACATGTAGTAGTTGGAGAATTAACCCCTAAAACATTTGCTATTCAACGATCTGAACAGATTACATTGGCAGTTGCTAAGCCACTAGTCATATTTGACAAAATTATGTATCCGGTAATCCATGGTATGAATGGATCGGCACGTTTCTTAGCGACCAAGGTGTTTGGATTAGAGCCTGTTTCAGAATCAGAAGTAGCCCATTCCGAGGAAGAATTACGAATGATTCTTTCGGACAGTTTTAAGGGTGGAGAAATCAATCAAGCAGAGTATAAGTATGTAAACAAAATTTTCGAATTTGATGATCGTATCGCAAAAGAAATTATGGTTCCTAGAACTGAAATTACTTCCATCGATAAGGATTTAACCCTTAGTGAGGTTTTTGAAGTCGTAGGTGTCGAACAGTTTACAAGATATCCTGTAACTGATGGAGATAAAGACCATATTATAGGACTTGTTAATATGAAAAATCTTTTAACTGCCTTTATACGAGATCCTGCTAACGCCACTACTCCGGTAGCTGACTACATGCAGCCAATTATTCGAGTAATTGAAAACATGCCTATCGCTGATTTATTACTTAAAATTCAACGTGAACGTATTCACATGGCCATCTTAATGGATGAATACGGAGGAACTTCTGGTCTTGTCACGATTGAAGATATCATCGAGGAAATCGTAGGCGATATTCGCGACGAGTTTGACACAGATGAGCTGCCTGAGGTTCAAAAGGTTGCTGAAAACCATTATATTATTGACGCTAAGATGTTAATCGAAAGCTTAAATGACTTACTAAATATTAATATTGATGAAGAAGATATCGATACTATTGGTGGGTGGTTTATGACAAAAAGCTACGATGTGGTCAGTGGTGAAAAGCTCCTAGAACAAGGTTACGAATTTACTGTCAAAGAAATCGACGGTCATCACATTCAATATCTAGAAGTTGTCAAAGTTCCGGAAGATCAAGAGGATGAGGAACTAAAAGAATCCATAGATGAATAA
- a CDS encoding DUF5412 family protein, with protein sequence MSKIIKLLIMFFVVTILSGIVFMYQGLNPKLGSIQVDEDNEEGIYVSPDGEKRITVYFNGGLIFHNDVTYVGVLEDSKSDLKKNIFLVAPNVKEVRWINYGTIVVNGIEIDIDDTYDFRNE encoded by the coding sequence ATGAGTAAGATAATAAAACTTTTAATTATGTTTTTTGTAGTAACTATTTTGTCTGGCATAGTATTTATGTATCAGGGATTAAACCCAAAGTTAGGTAGTATACAAGTGGATGAGGATAATGAAGAAGGTATTTATGTTTCACCAGATGGAGAGAAAAGAATAACGGTTTATTTTAACGGAGGGCTAATATTCCATAACGATGTAACATATGTCGGTGTGCTTGAAGATAGTAAATCGGATTTGAAAAAGAACATTTTTTTAGTGGCTCCAAATGTTAAAGAAGTTCGATGGATAAATTATGGAACGATTGTTGTTAATGGTATAGAAATTGATATTGATGATACTTATGACTTTAGGAATGAATAA
- a CDS encoding GAF domain-containing sensor histidine kinase, protein MQSKELSNIELLKEIAELINEETDMEQMLQGALRKLLEGTIFETGWIFFINEKGKQELIVHENLPKSLEKNDCRHLQKGGCWCVSRYRNGELQKASNIIECQRIENAHKKDVNEEGITHHATVPLQSGQERFGLLNVATANTVRFDEGELALLESVAFQIGSAIKRILLTKQEQQVALVQERNRLARDLHDSVNQLLFSVTLTARGGVEMTDQVEVKDTFKEIQYLTQEALTEMRALIWQLRPKGLETGIIEGLKGYGDILGLSLSIKVKGVIQLPAKVEETLFRITQEALNNIRKHSGVLKAEIYMTVTTTDVLLVVKDEGCGFHMKDLKSLPSIGLQSMKDRANSIGGTVDWVTEVNKGTEILVRLPY, encoded by the coding sequence ATGCAATCGAAGGAACTTTCCAATATAGAGCTATTGAAAGAAATAGCAGAGCTAATCAACGAAGAAACAGATATGGAACAAATGCTACAGGGAGCACTTCGTAAGCTTTTAGAGGGAACTATTTTTGAGACTGGATGGATTTTTTTCATTAATGAAAAAGGGAAGCAGGAGCTAATTGTGCATGAAAACCTTCCCAAGTCACTTGAAAAAAATGATTGCCGACACTTGCAAAAGGGTGGCTGTTGGTGCGTGTCTCGATATAGAAATGGAGAATTACAAAAGGCTTCTAACATAATAGAATGTCAGCGAATAGAAAATGCTCATAAAAAAGATGTAAATGAAGAGGGAATCACACATCATGCTACAGTACCTTTACAATCTGGGCAGGAACGCTTTGGTTTGTTAAATGTAGCTACAGCGAATACTGTCCGTTTTGATGAAGGTGAGTTAGCCTTATTAGAATCTGTTGCATTTCAAATTGGATCAGCGATTAAAAGAATATTATTGACTAAGCAAGAGCAGCAGGTGGCGCTTGTTCAAGAGAGGAATAGACTTGCTCGCGATTTGCATGACTCTGTAAATCAGTTGCTTTTTTCAGTTACCTTGACTGCTCGAGGCGGCGTTGAAATGACAGACCAAGTCGAAGTAAAGGATACCTTTAAAGAGATTCAATATTTAACTCAGGAAGCACTAACCGAGATGAGAGCACTTATTTGGCAACTGCGCCCTAAGGGTCTAGAAACTGGAATTATAGAAGGGTTAAAGGGATACGGAGATATTCTTGGATTATCCCTAAGCATAAAGGTAAAAGGAGTAATCCAACTTCCGGCAAAGGTAGAAGAGACTTTGTTCCGCATAACGCAAGAGGCACTAAACAATATACGCAAACATTCTGGAGTGCTTAAGGCAGAAATTTATATGACAGTCACAACAACCGATGTGCTTTTAGTTGTAAAAGATGAGGGCTGTGGTTTTCACATGAAGGATTTAAAATCACTTCCTTCAATAGGTCTGCAAAGCATGAAGGATCGAGCAAACTCGATTGGTGGTACAGTGGACTGGGTGACAGAAGTCAACAAAGGGACAGAGATATTAGTAAGATTACCTTACTAG
- a CDS encoding IS1182 family transposase, which translates to MISKQETLNLSPYISLYDLVIPKDNMLRQINELVDFSFILDELKSKYCLDNGRNAIPPIRMFKYLLLKAIHDLSDADLVERSKFDMSFKYFLDMSPEEEVIDSSSLTKFRRLRLQDMNLLDLLIGKTVEIALEKGLITSKTVIVDATHTKARYNQKSPKEFLQEKSKNVRKTVYQLEEEMVGKFPKKPTSNEVTEELDYCRRVVEVVETQSKVAQIPAVKEKLNVLKEVIDDYDTQLGHSKDPDARVGHKSADSAFFGFKTHIAMSDERIITAAIVTTGEKSDGQYLQELVEKSKGTGMDIETIIGDTAYSGKDNLQYAKSEELQLISKLNPVITNGNGQRKIAFDFNKDAGMFVCPVGHMAIRKARTGKKNENQNQKITFYFDIEKCKVCPMREGCYIEGAKSKTYSISLKSNEHEEQAAFQETEAFKELAKKRYKIEAKNSEIKNPHGYKTAKSAGLFGMEIQGATTIFAVNLKRIMKLLNEKE; encoded by the coding sequence ATGATTTCCAAACAAGAAACACTAAATTTGAGCCCTTATATAAGTTTGTATGATTTAGTTATCCCAAAAGATAATATGCTTCGCCAAATCAACGAGCTCGTCGATTTTTCATTTATCTTAGACGAATTAAAATCAAAATATTGTTTGGATAATGGTAGAAATGCGATTCCACCTATTCGTATGTTCAAATATTTACTGTTGAAAGCCATACATGACCTATCAGATGCCGATCTCGTAGAGCGTTCAAAATTCGATATGTCGTTTAAATATTTTCTAGATATGTCACCAGAAGAAGAAGTCATTGATTCCAGTTCTCTTACAAAATTTCGCCGCCTTCGTCTCCAAGACATGAATCTATTAGATTTACTCATTGGAAAGACGGTTGAAATTGCGTTGGAAAAAGGGCTTATCACCAGTAAAACCGTTATTGTCGATGCAACTCACACAAAAGCTCGTTATAATCAAAAATCACCAAAAGAGTTTTTACAAGAAAAATCAAAAAATGTGCGTAAAACGGTTTACCAACTCGAGGAAGAGATGGTCGGAAAGTTTCCTAAAAAGCCAACTTCAAATGAAGTGACGGAGGAATTGGATTATTGCCGCCGAGTTGTGGAAGTCGTCGAAACACAATCAAAAGTAGCACAAATCCCCGCTGTGAAAGAAAAATTAAATGTCTTAAAAGAAGTCATCGATGATTACGATACACAGTTGGGTCATTCAAAAGATCCTGATGCGCGTGTCGGACATAAATCGGCAGACTCGGCTTTCTTTGGATTCAAAACGCATATCGCGATGAGTGATGAACGAATTATCACAGCCGCGATTGTAACAACTGGTGAAAAAAGTGATGGTCAATATCTTCAAGAATTAGTAGAGAAAAGTAAAGGGACAGGGATGGACATCGAGACGATCATTGGAGACACGGCTTATTCAGGCAAAGATAATTTACAATACGCCAAATCGGAAGAACTTCAATTAATTTCAAAATTAAATCCCGTTATCACAAATGGTAACGGTCAAAGAAAAATTGCATTTGATTTTAATAAAGATGCCGGTATGTTTGTGTGCCCAGTCGGGCACATGGCGATTCGAAAAGCACGGACTGGAAAGAAAAATGAAAATCAAAATCAAAAAATCACCTTTTATTTTGACATCGAAAAATGTAAAGTTTGTCCAATGCGTGAAGGCTGCTATATAGAAGGTGCGAAAAGTAAAACGTATAGCATCTCATTGAAATCAAATGAACATGAAGAACAAGCGGCCTTCCAAGAAACTGAGGCCTTCAAAGAACTAGCCAAAAAACGCTATAAAATTGAGGCGAAAAATAGTGAGATTAAAAATCCGCACGGCTATAAAACGGCAAAATCAGCGGGTTTATTTGGCATGGAAATACAAGGTGCCACAACGATATTCGCTGTCAACCTGAAACGAATCATGAAACTACTAAATGAAAAAGAGTAA
- a CDS encoding short-chain dehydrogenase, with the protein MKHALVVGGTGMLSRVSLWLLDQGYHVSIIARNPKRMKDLIEQTDLNNHITPLLLNYNNNAELQKKVHTTISENGGIDIVVAWIHSTAPEALKIIAAEVSISKSRWDLIHILGSSSDLKKVKREAILPKNCSYHQVQLGFFIEGNHSRWLTHKEISDGVIEAIEKRKKILTIGQIDSQEKPL; encoded by the coding sequence ATGAAACATGCTTTAGTAGTCGGTGGAACTGGGATGCTATCCAGAGTCTCCCTCTGGTTATTAGATCAGGGGTATCATGTTTCGATTATCGCTAGGAATCCCAAACGCATGAAAGATTTAATAGAACAAACAGACTTAAATAATCATATAACTCCACTTCTTCTTAACTATAACAATAATGCTGAATTACAAAAGAAGGTGCATACAACAATTAGTGAAAACGGTGGGATTGATATTGTGGTAGCTTGGATACACTCGACTGCTCCAGAGGCACTTAAAATAATTGCAGCGGAGGTTTCCATTAGTAAAAGTAGGTGGGATTTAATTCATATTTTAGGGAGTAGCTCGGATTTAAAAAAAGTTAAACGAGAAGCTATACTGCCTAAAAATTGTTCCTATCATCAAGTTCAATTGGGATTTTTCATAGAAGGTAACCATTCAAGGTGGTTAACACACAAGGAAATTTCAGATGGAGTAATTGAGGCTATTGAGAAAAGAAAAAAAATATTAACTATTGGTCAAATAGACTCTCAGGAAAAGCCACTATAA
- a CDS encoding ABC transporter ATP-binding protein, which produces MSTGKRLYHYALFYKKPIILGLIFLTIAVIADLTGPFIAKQILDEHITDGAIDLEPILMLLAVFFGLSIVTAVFRYFMFINLQVGANRVVQKLRNDVFQHIQTLPIQYFDNLPAGKVVARVTNDTEAIRNLYVQVLSQFATSIISITGVYIAMFILDVKMAAIALFVIPIVYIWMLAYRKYASQYNHIVRTKIADMNAMLNESIQGMSIIQAFKREKQMDQEFEEMNEEHYSYQRKLLKLDSATSFNLVQVLRSIMFALFILVFGSQSMEPGAIISAGLLYAFVDYTTRLFNPITGIVNQFSQLERSLVAGSRVFELLNEKGEQVEDKRMERYEGNVEFKDVSFAYKGDDFVLKSLNFVANKGETVALVGHTGSGKSSIMNLLFRFYDPTEGKILIDGIDITSLPRQTIRNHMGIVLQDPYLFSGTIETNVSLNDPRISREKVEAALEAVGGERVLKNLEKGLDEPVIEKGSTLSSGQRQLVSFARALAFDPAILILDEATSNIDTETEEIIQHAMDVLKKGRTTFIIAHRLSTIKNADRILVLDRGEIVESGTHDELLQLQGRYEQMYKLQAGVSPNA; this is translated from the coding sequence ATGAGTACTGGAAAACGACTCTACCATTATGCGTTATTTTATAAAAAGCCAATTATTCTTGGTCTAATCTTTTTAACGATTGCTGTAATTGCCGATTTGACAGGACCATTTATCGCAAAACAAATTCTTGATGAACACATTACAGATGGTGCCATTGATCTGGAGCCGATATTAATGCTCCTTGCAGTATTCTTTGGTCTAAGTATTGTAACAGCGGTTTTTAGATATTTTATGTTTATAAACCTACAGGTTGGAGCAAATCGTGTTGTTCAGAAGCTCCGAAATGATGTTTTTCAGCATATACAAACTTTGCCTATACAGTATTTTGATAACCTGCCTGCCGGTAAGGTAGTTGCTCGTGTGACAAATGATACGGAAGCAATCCGTAATCTATATGTTCAAGTACTTTCACAGTTTGCAACCAGTATCATTTCTATTACTGGGGTCTATATAGCAATGTTTATTTTAGACGTTAAAATGGCAGCAATCGCTTTATTCGTCATTCCGATCGTATATATATGGATGCTAGCTTATCGAAAATATGCATCTCAATATAATCATATTGTGCGAACAAAGATTGCAGATATGAACGCCATGTTAAATGAATCAATTCAAGGAATGTCAATCATTCAAGCGTTTAAACGGGAAAAACAAATGGACCAAGAATTTGAGGAGATGAATGAAGAGCATTACAGTTATCAGCGTAAGCTTTTAAAATTAGATTCTGCTACCTCCTTTAACTTAGTACAGGTGCTAAGATCCATCATGTTTGCTCTATTTATTTTAGTGTTTGGTAGTCAGTCCATGGAGCCGGGAGCAATCATCTCTGCTGGATTGCTTTATGCCTTTGTGGATTATACGACGAGATTGTTCAATCCAATTACGGGGATAGTTAATCAGTTCTCTCAGCTAGAACGCTCATTGGTAGCTGGAAGTAGAGTATTTGAATTGTTGAATGAAAAAGGGGAACAGGTAGAAGACAAACGAATGGAAAGATACGAAGGAAACGTGGAGTTTAAAGACGTGTCGTTTGCCTACAAAGGTGATGACTTTGTCTTGAAGAGCTTAAACTTTGTTGCAAATAAAGGAGAAACGGTTGCCCTAGTGGGGCATACAGGCTCTGGGAAAAGTTCCATTATGAACTTGTTATTCCGATTCTATGACCCAACGGAGGGGAAGATTTTAATAGATGGAATAGATATCACGTCCCTTCCAAGGCAAACCATTCGTAATCATATGGGAATTGTATTGCAGGATCCATATCTTTTCTCTGGAACCATTGAAACAAATGTTAGTTTAAATGATCCTAGAATTTCACGAGAAAAAGTAGAGGCCGCATTAGAAGCAGTAGGTGGAGAACGTGTACTAAAAAACCTCGAAAAAGGATTAGATGAACCAGTAATTGAAAAGGGAAGCACGCTCTCTTCTGGTCAAAGACAGCTAGTATCCTTTGCAAGAGCGCTTGCCTTCGACCCGGCCATTCTTATATTGGATGAAGCGACATCTAACATAGATACCGAGACAGAAGAAATTATCCAGCATGCGATGGATGTATTAAAGAAAGGTAGAACAACCTTCATCATTGCACATAGACTTTCTACTATTAAAAATGCAGACCGTATTCTAGTTCTAGACCGGGGTGAGATTGTAGAGAGTGGCACACATGACGAGTTGCTGCAGCTACAAGGTCGCTACGAACAAATGTATAAGCTACAAGCCGGAGTTTCCCCTAATGCATAA
- the chrA gene encoding chromate efflux transporter — MVKKYIEIASASTKLGLTSFGGPAAHLAYFREEYVQKRKWLDEKLYADIVAICQFLPGPASSQVGIAIGILRGGIIGGVISFLGFTLPSIILLVLFSAFLISTNSFDSGWLQGLKIVAVAIVAHALLGMQKTLAQDRIRITIAIACAILTLLIPSIAGQFSILIAAGLFGFIYFRSDENEPAPNIRLPFGKTTSIIAWILFFGLLIFLPLLKPFINSTYYLIFDIYYRVGSLVFGGGHVVLPMLQREVALSPDVFLAGYGAAQAVPGPLFTLASFLGHATAGIPGALVATFAIFLPSFLMVIGILPFWSAIRSKKGIQNALKGVNAGVVGILLAALYDPVFTSSVKESSDFIIVLITFTVLFVFKWAPYKVVLLSAVLGYLFHLI, encoded by the coding sequence ATAGTGAAAAAATATATTGAAATAGCAAGTGCTTCAACGAAATTAGGGTTAACTTCTTTTGGTGGACCCGCTGCTCATTTGGCTTATTTCCGAGAAGAGTATGTGCAGAAAAGAAAATGGCTAGACGAAAAGTTATATGCTGACATTGTGGCAATTTGTCAATTCCTACCGGGACCAGCCTCATCTCAAGTGGGCATTGCCATCGGCATACTAAGAGGTGGAATAATTGGAGGGGTCATATCATTTTTAGGGTTTACTCTTCCTTCCATTATACTGCTTGTATTGTTTTCAGCGTTTTTGATATCTACCAACTCATTTGACAGTGGGTGGCTACAGGGATTGAAAATCGTTGCAGTTGCCATTGTTGCTCATGCTCTGTTAGGGATGCAAAAGACACTAGCACAAGACCGTATTAGAATTACTATTGCAATAGCATGTGCTATATTAACGTTGCTTATTCCATCAATAGCTGGTCAATTTAGCATATTGATTGCAGCTGGATTGTTTGGATTTATATATTTTCGTTCAGATGAAAATGAACCTGCTCCAAATATTAGGCTTCCTTTTGGAAAAACAACAAGTATTATTGCTTGGATCTTGTTTTTTGGACTTCTTATTTTTTTACCGTTATTGAAGCCATTTATAAATTCAACCTACTACTTAATTTTTGATATTTATTATCGTGTCGGTTCTTTAGTTTTTGGAGGAGGACATGTTGTACTGCCCATGCTTCAGCGAGAGGTAGCACTTTCCCCTGATGTATTTTTAGCTGGGTATGGTGCTGCTCAAGCGGTCCCAGGTCCATTGTTTACGTTAGCTAGCTTCTTAGGTCATGCAACAGCTGGTATTCCAGGAGCTTTAGTAGCTACCTTTGCCATATTTTTGCCCTCATTTCTAATGGTAATTGGAATACTACCATTTTGGTCAGCTATACGATCGAAAAAAGGGATTCAGAATGCCTTAAAGGGAGTTAATGCAGGTGTAGTAGGAATCCTTCTAGCCGCGTTATATGACCCAGTTTTTACAAGTTCAGTTAAAGAATCATCGGATTTCATCATCGTTTTAATTACTTTCACGGTATTATTTGTTTTCAAATGGGCTCCTTACAAGGTTGTACTGTTAAGTGCAGTTTTAGGTTATCTTTTTCATTTAATTTAA
- a CDS encoding response regulator transcription factor, whose amino-acid sequence MIRVLIADDHHVVRRGLMFFLKTQKDMDIVGEATNGKEAVELTEALKPDIILMDLVMPEMDGIQATKRIKAEYPDIQILMLTSFSDRDHVIPALKAGAAGYQLKDIEPDDLADCIRKIMRGENTIHPEATSQMERENEPKEVLPHEEYPLTPREQDVLSELTKGKSNREIASSLFVTEKTVKTHISNIFGKLHVQDRTQAALYAVKHGLTESSGQ is encoded by the coding sequence ATGATAAGAGTATTAATAGCTGATGATCACCATGTTGTTCGCAGAGGTTTAATGTTTTTTTTGAAAACACAGAAGGATATGGATATCGTCGGAGAAGCAACTAATGGAAAAGAAGCTGTAGAACTGACCGAGGCTTTAAAGCCAGACATTATTTTAATGGATTTAGTTATGCCAGAGATGGATGGAATACAAGCAACCAAAAGGATAAAAGCAGAATATCCTGATATTCAAATTCTGATGCTAACAAGCTTCTCGGATCGAGATCATGTCATCCCAGCTTTAAAGGCGGGAGCAGCAGGGTATCAGCTAAAGGATATTGAGCCGGACGACTTAGCTGACTGTATAAGAAAAATTATGCGTGGAGAAAACACTATTCATCCTGAGGCAACTAGTCAGATGGAAAGAGAAAACGAGCCGAAAGAAGTGCTTCCACATGAGGAATATCCATTAACCCCTAGGGAGCAGGATGTACTGTCAGAGCTTACAAAAGGCAAAAGTAACAGAGAGATAGCCTCGTCTTTATTTGTCACAGAAAAGACCGTAAAAACTCATATTTCGAATATATTTGGTAAGCTACACGTCCAGGATCGAACTCAGGCAGCACTATACGCAGTAAAGCATGGCCTAACAGAGTCGAGTGGGCAATAG